The Hypanus sabinus isolate sHypSab1 chromosome 31, sHypSab1.hap1, whole genome shotgun sequence genome window below encodes:
- the LOC132383629 gene encoding probable G-protein coupled receptor 139: MAIVILSRGKCGLSKCISRYLVGMAAADLMCTVVAVVIDQINNIYVYAAPLLITPICAVVFVLRLAAMDCSVWLTVAFTFDRCIAICSQKLRERYCSERTATVVIAIVGLGSCARRVPFYFTVDPYLIIDNVPWRCMIKADYMTLPAWKAYQLFNSISTTLLPIGLILLFNTLTVSHIVASNRVRRGLRSGSRDKKDPEVENRRKSVILLFALSANFIVLWIPLIVYTTNWQAQNYFYTDRYLSTPTYILQQCAFMLQFLCTCTNTCIYTLSQRKFREQLKNGIKDLATLNGRLCKVTHK; this comes from the coding sequence ATGGCGATTGTAATCTTGAGTCGAGGAAAATGCGGTCTCTCCAAGTGCATCTCCCGTTACCTGGTGGGGATGGCAGCGGCTGACTTAATGTGCACTGTCGTCGCTGTCGTTATCGATcagatcaataatatttatgtttaTGCCGCTCCTTTGCTCATTACCCCGATCTGCGCCGTGGTATTTGTCCTGAGGCTCGCagccatggactgttctgtttggctcaCGGTGGCTTTCACGTTCGATCGCTGCATTGCGATCTGCAGCCAGAAGCTGCGGGAACGGTACTGCTCCGAGAGGACAGCGACCGTGGTGATCGCGATTGTGGGTTTGGGGAGCTGTGCGAGGCGTGTTCCATTTTACTTTACGGTAGATCCATACCTCATCATTGACAACGTTCCCTGGCGCTGCATGATCAAAGCGGACTACATGACTTTACCAGCGTGGAAAGCATACCAGTTGTTTAACAGTATCAGTACAACTTTATTGCCGATCGGATTAATTCTACTATTCAATACTTTAACAGTCAGCCATATAGTAGCGTCGAACAGAGTCCGCCGGGGGCTCAGGAGCGGCAGCAGGGACAAGAAGGATCCGGAGGTGGAGAACCGCAGGAAGTCGGTGATATTGCTGTTCGCTCTGTCGGCCAATTTCATCGTGTTGTGGATCCCCCTGATCGTGTACACCACTAACTGGCAAGCTCAGAACTACTTTTACACAGACCGATATCTGAGTACCCCGACGTACATCCTGCAACAGTGTGCCTTCATGCTGCAGtttctctgcacctgcaccaacacgtgcatCTACACCCTgtcccagaggaaattcagggagcagctgaAGAATGGGATAAAAGATCTGGCCACGTTAAATGGCCGGCTTTGCAAAGTGACACACAAGTAG